In Raphanus sativus cultivar WK10039 unplaced genomic scaffold, ASM80110v3 Scaffold0202, whole genome shotgun sequence, the DNA window tttatcaGTTAAATAGTAATCTGTTTTTGATTCTGCAGTTTGGCATGCTCATTGAGTACCTCTTTGAGAAGTTTCCTGATACAGAGAGTGTGACTGAGACAGCTATTGGAGATCTTCAGGTCAGCTGCCTTACATCACACTGGTGTAAATACGCTTTTATGTGAAGAACTAAAGCAGGCAATTTAGTTTCTAAACTTCAAGTGTTATCTGATCTGACAGACGTTTTACAAAGAATCAAAGAGTAAATTTGATTCTGATCCGGAGTTCAAGGAAAAGGCACAAAAGGCTGTGGTCCGTCTACAGGTAAATAACCTTCTTCCCTACCTGTTTTATATTGGTGTTGTCTTCTGTTTGGCAGTGTTTCAATATGCAGCTGCTTTCGTGTAGGGTGGAGATGCTATTTACCGCAAGGCCTGGACTAAGATTTGTGACATTAGCCGAGCAGAGTTTGCCAAGGTTTATCAACGCCTTAGAGTTGAGCTTGAAGAAAAGGTAAAAGAAATAGATGGACATAATACTAATTATTATTTGGATGGTTAATGAAAATTGCACATTGATCCATGATAGGGAGAGAGCTTTTACAACCCATACATTGCTAAAGTAATTGAGGAATTGAATAGCAAGGGTTTGATTGAAGAAAGTGAGGGTGCTCGTGTGATTTTCCTTGAAGGGTTCAACATCCCACTCATGGTTGTAAAGAGTGACGGTGGTTTTAACTATGCCTCAACAGATCTTACTGCTCTCTGGTGTGTTATCTTTGTGTTTTGTATTTGCTGAAGTGTAACTTTGCATAGTGTTTAATAATGAATCGTCTGCTGATGCGAAAATCTGCTTGGTCCAGGTATCGGCTTAATGAAGAGAAAGCTGAGTGGATTGTATATGTGACCGATGTTGGCCAGCAACAGCACTTTAGCATGTTCTTCAAAGTAGGGTtgatgaataatttttttttttgatgtgtCTTTGCTTAAGAGTATCAGTCTTTAACTGTGGTTATATCTTTTGTTACTATGAATCAGGCTGCCAGAAAAGCAGGTTGGCTTCCAGAGAGTGATAAAACTTACCCTAGAGTAGACCATGTTGGTTTTGGTCTCGTCAAGGGGGAAGATGGCAAGCGATTCAGAACTCGGTCTTCAGAGGTAGTCCGCTTAGTTGATTTGCTAGATGAGGCCAAGACTCGCAGTAAAACTGCCCTTGTTGAGCGTGGTATCTAACTTTGTGTCAGCACTGTTCATTGTTAAACCGTTAACTTTGTTGTGATCTTCTTACTCGTCCTTTATATGTTGTTTTCTCTTGTTTAGGTAAGGACAAAGAATGGACTCCCGAGGAGCTGGACCAAACAGCTGAGGCTGTTGGATACGGTGCGGTGAAGTGAGTATTGTGATCAGAGCTGAACAAACATGATAGAATGTTCGTTCTAACCAGctgtttttgatattttaatgcCTCTGCTGCTAACTTGCGCGGttttgtttaatgtttcttTCAAAGGTATGCTGACCTGAAGAACAACAGATCGACAAGTTATACTTTCAACTTCGATCAAATGCTTAGTGACAAGGTAACTGGAATCTGCTACCTACTGTAGTTTTACATATTTGCATATTATGCAGTCAACCTAGACGTGCTTATTGGTCACATCATGTCATCATGAGCAGGGAAACACAGCCGTTTACCTTCTTTACGCACATGCTCGGATCTGTTCAATCATCAGAAAGTCTGGCAAAGACAGAGATGACCTGAAAAAGGTATTTTAGCTGCATGAATCACAAGTTCCTCTGTTCTTCCTGACTACAACTGAAGTTTCATTGAAGAGTAATTCTTATGTTTTGGGCAATCTGCTTTATTGCAGACAGGGAAGCTAGTATTGGATCATCCAGAAGAACGAGCACTGGGGCTTCACTTGCTTCGATTTGCTGAGGTAACACATGCTCATCTTTCTGACACTAGTTTCAAACTTGTCTTATGTTTTTACTGAGAAACAAGATGAACACAAAACCATGTGTGAACTATTGCAGACTGTTGAGGCAACTTGCGCCAACTTGTTGCCGCACGTGCTTTGCGAGTACCTCTACGAGTTATCTGAAAGCTACACCACATTCTACTCCGTTCATCAGGTGTGGATTCAGGACATTCTacgttttctatattttttgtgTGATATCAGACTAGCTGCATTGCTGCATACTCAACCATAACATGAACCTTTTTTTACAGGTCATTGGTTCAGCAGAGGAAGCAAGCCGTCTCCTACTATGTGAAGCAACGGCTATAGTGATGCGGAAATGCTTCCACCTTCTGGGAATCACCCCTGTTTACAAGATTTGAATGCTCTTCCACATTTTGTTTTCCTCATTGCAATGGATCTGAGGACTTGATGAGTTTTACTTTCAAGTACATTAATCACTTGGAGAAACTGTTACTTATGATCTAAGATTAAAAATTGGAAAAAGATAGGAGTATCAGAATTAGATTTCTCACTGAATAATTACTAAAAAAGGTTTATTTTCTttgaccatttttttttttgcataataTGTGAACATGGTCTTCTTCAATTCTAATTCTCGCTTGTTCTCTCGCTTAACTTGTACAACCTTGTTTACAAATGAATACAATGTTAACCTGAACCAGAAAGGTCGTTTTCTCATGTCATTGAACTGACTTCGGTGAATCATGAAAGGGTTTTAAGGTTAATCTTGAATTGAATGACTTGAAGTTGTTGTGGCTTTGATGTAGATTGTAGTATTGCGACGGTGGTACCCTTTTGCAGCTCTGATTCAATCGTTCTCCAGAGATCCTGCATGACTtcatattttagtaaaactagGCGATTTTTAGTAAAACCAGGTGATTCTCTCTTACTCATTTAGTAAACTAGGCAACTCTCCCGTacttatgaatatatataactatttaaaattgAGATACCTTGATAACtgattaatattttacttttacttttataaattttaacttttttaattaaattatatgcaTGCGGATTGGAAGGTGAACGATTGAAGGTTGACTCTCGATGTCAAATATGCGGATTGGAAGGTAAATCTATAAACCATGTTCTCTTCACATGCACTATTGCCAGACAATCTTGGGCTTTATGTAACTTTCCACTCCAGAGAATGGTTTTGATCCTTCCTCTATCTACTCCAacattttctatgttttaaaGATGAGGAATAATCAAAACATTCCCCTAGATATCAGAAAGAAGTGGTTCATGGATTCTTTGGTCAATCTGGAAAAACATGAATCAATTTTATCTTTCAAGGAAATCTATCAGTTGATCCACTATTTGCTCAATCCATTTTTGAGGAGGTTAGTCACTGGTTCTTTGTGAAAGAATTAGAGAATCAAGAATGTGACATTGACCTAGAAAGAAAGAAACGGATCCTATTTGGATGGAAATCACCACCTGAGTATTGGCTAAAATGTGATGTAGCTTCAGTTTGGGACAAAAATCGACATGAACGTGGAGCTTCCTGAATTCTTAGAAAATGCAGATGGAAAAGTTTTACTCCATGGAAGAAGATCTTTCTCTAACATTCTCAGCAAACACAATTCCTCTTTTGAAAATTGGCAATGGGCAATTGAAAGCATGCAGTCTTTGCATCTTGATTCCATTATCTTTTCTTGTGAAGACCAGAATATTGTAAGTGCCATTTCGAAGACATCTGCTTGGCCTTCCCTCAAATTTTTCTCTATCAAGCTTATTTCAAAGCTTCAAGAATTCTTGTTCTGGCGGGTTGAACATCAGTCTCACCAAGCTCTACAACCAGCCTACTTAATTTCTAAATAGTGTGGTTAAGAAGGATCTTTTCCAATCATATATTGCATCAGGGCCTCCTGCTTGGCTTAAGGATTTCTTTTCTCTAAGATTTCTTAAGTTTGTTGGCAATTTGGATTGCTCTGATCCTTTTCTGTATTTGTAATAGATCTGAACCTTTGTTctgaatatatattacatagtgttttaaaaaaatatatatatgcatgcaaATAGGTCTAAGAAATTTTGTATAGACCTATGGATTTTTGCTTGTGAAAAAATCTGATTAGTTCGGACTACTTTTGGATGTATTAGATTCTATCTTTaaattgtaattattttattttaaattggttAAAATCAGATTATTTCTTAAGGtgaattttgtcttttttattatcttgtataatatattttgtaaaactattATAGTTCagtatatgttatttttaatagaataggaAAATTATTGTTTCAGAGTTGCATAAGTAGaaataaccaattttttttgaaaactcatgtacacatatcaatatttacaaaaacaatagtacaattattaaaatttcattttcaactgttcatttagtttaaaattatttgtaatttatatgttaagattattctaaataataatatattttatcttaattacaCCTCTAATTTTATTCAAGAATTTGGATTGTTTTTAGTATATCTATTTGCATATAGTTATCTCAGAtaattagtttattaaaaaaaaaaaatatatatatatatatatataatatatataatatatatatttcctgtTCTAAACAATTGatcaaaaacatatttattataaagataAGCAGCAAACACCTAAATTATTTGctttgtgattttttaaaattatagttttgtacataaaataaaaattatttatacttcaatagatatttcctttttatggTGTCTTTGGGAAAAAATATAAAGGAAAGTAAAGTAAAATACTCTAGATGGTTGAACCCTATCCATGCATTTCGGCTTATTAGAAGTCtagacaaaaatatttttatatttaaaaaataaatcatatttatggatgtttattttcttattttttatttttattatttatgtgatttaaaaaaggaaatttcttattaaaaacttattaaagccgaaaaaacattaataaaaattatatagaaaaaCTATATCATTAGGGATAACTTTGTAATTGTCCATTGTAAAAACTAACGTGAGAACGACACCTAGAAgtgattttcaaataaattatagagatattttaaaaccaaactTTAGTAGGTagatcaaaaaattataagttgACAAGAAAagcttaaaatttgaaaaaatgacTTCcatattcatttaaatttatgttaacATACCTGAAtgattgaaaataacaaattcatattcattaaacatatttatatgaaaatttagagttcagattttaaatatttaataatatggtATATCTGTAGATGATAATTTGTCATCACCAAAAAGGAGATTTGTAATTAGAagatgattataaaaaaaatctatgaacTATTAAGTAGTTTGTTAAATATTTaggttaaataatatataaaattttggaaaagtcaaaaaaatcttaaaataagtGATAATGTGTCAAATTTTGGTGAATCACTTGATTAGATGCCTTCATGAAAAGAGAGAATACTTAatctatatagatttttttaatgttgTGTTAATAAGTTTATAGTAAGATGATAATTAAGAAAAAGATAAATGCTTTTATATAATGATGTGTAAATAAGAGATTGTGTCAATCTTTTAACTTGATGTCTCATAACTATTTCTCTTTCTGTAGTATGCAAAGGTTTTCAATATTGGGCTCTAAACACTAAGGCATATGCTTGTATCTTTTACATTTCTTCTGCATTTTAATTTGAAAgataagttcaaaaaaaaaaaaggttttcaatataaatagcGGTGCTAGGAGTTTGAAGCAAACGCACAAATTGTAACCAAACAAAAGTCAGTCAAGAAAGACAGAAAAATGGAGAAGAAAGAGTTATGGATTAACTTGACAGAAGAAGATTTAACCTTAGAAACAAAGACTctaatctcttctcttccttcaGATGAACCTTACCTCGGTCTAAACCTATGCAAGTACCAAGGTTCTTGGTATTACTACAACTTCCTCCAAGGTATCCTCAATGTCCAGAGAGGTTTACAGCCTCAAGACACAGATATCATCATCGCATCTTTCCCTAAATCCGGTACCTTATGGCTCAAGGCACTCACTGTGGCTCTTTTCCAAAGATCAGAGAACCCTTCCTCTGGTGATGATCATCCTCTTTTATCCAACAATCCTCATGACCTTGTACCGATTCTTGAGATGCATCTGTATCGCGACACCCATAAACCTGACTTGACCAAGATTTCATCGTCATCTCAAAGGCTGTTCTCTACTCACATGCCATTCCATACTATGCATGAAGCTCTCAAATACTCTCCTTGCAAGGTAGTGTACATTTGCAGGGATGCTAAGGATTGTATGGTGTCACGTTGGCGTTTCATCTGCAGGTGTCTGAACAAAGAGGAGGACAGAAGCATTCTTGAGTCTATGTTCGAGTCCTTCTGCAGCGGGGTTGCTTTGTTTGGTCCCTTTTGGGATCATATCCTGAGTTATTGGAAAGCTAGCTTGGAAAACCCTAAGCATGTTCTGTTTATGAAGTACGATGAAATGAAAACAGATCCTCATGGTCAGCTCAAGAAGCTTGCAGAGTTCTTGGGTTGTTCCTTttctgaggaagaagaaaaagatggaTGTGTGGATGAGATATTGGAGATGTGCTCTCTGCCTACGCTGACAAGTTTGGAGGTTAACATGACCGGAGAATCAGTCAATGGCATTGATAACAAGAACCATTTTCGTAAAGGGATAGTGGGTGACTGGAAGAATTATCTAACTCCAGAAATGGGGAACAAAATGGACATGATCATGGAGGAAAAACTCAAAGGTTCTGGCCTCAAGTTCTGAGTTATATTCTAAAATGCATTGTAATAATAAAGTAGCTTGTCTGATGTATGGTTCATGCTTTGGTATCCAGAGTTATGTCATGtgttgtttgtgtgtgtgtgtgtgttttcccCTGGGTGTTGTTTGTGTTCTTTAATAAAACGTACATTTCTATAGTAGGACCGGTTTTGAAGTCCTCAGTTCTATAATGACCCAGTCAAAATCAAAGTAAACattaaacatgtattttaaTAGTAAATCTCCACTTCTGCTCAACATCAGTTACAAAAAGAAGGGCATCAGATATTTTCATGTGTGCAATAGTATCACGTTTTCTTTCTCCTCTTATGCTCAATAGCTGTTACAATAATAGGGGTATCAAATATCTTTTGCATGTAACAAATGTTTGGTGCCCTTCTTTTTGTAACTGCTGTTGACTCAGAAGAGAGAAAGCAAAATGTTTCATATCCCTttcttattatttgagaagcacttttaaaaataaaccttACCTCCATGTGTGATTAACAACTTTGTCATTTCCTAAGTGTCAACACCACAATGCACCTCACATCATTTATTCAATAGCCCTTTCTTGCTTAGATTAATTACATGTCATGCCATGTCACATAAACCTACAaagttattataatatatgtttcaTTTTCTATGCATGTTACAACGATAGGATTAACTTAAATATTAATCCGTtcattgttaatttattatcaCGTAGTTCCTGCAAATAAAGTTTTCAATAAAATGATATGTTCGTCCATCGTaggtttttgttgttttgtataatgaaaatacaatttatatatttataaaatggacaatttaaatatttattaaatggttTATCCCCTTGATATTTTGACCAAGCATAATGTTATCCACGCAATATTATTAACTACTTTATGGtcaacatttttataataagatGAAATGCATTAAAATCCGAATGAAATAAGGCATGAAAATAAAGTTTGCAATCAAAATGATATATTTCATCGTAATATGTTGTTTTATATGATGCAaggttaatttaaaaatttataaaacagtCTATCCTCTTGATATTTCGACCAAACATAATGTTATCCATGCAATAATATTAACTAACATTATggttaacatttttataataagatGAAATACATTAAACTCCCAAcgaaataaagaaaatgagaTAAATTATCGGCaccaatttataatttttgtttccaTCTTTATGACTTTACAATTGTGTAGTCAATTTAAGAGGCTTTTGATTATGGTAATCCTCTTTTTGTGATTGATcatctaatttttaaaatatttagaaaaagatATTGAATCACTTAAATTAAGGACCATCgctttgtatattttataaattttcataaatgatAATCATATGAATTAAActgttatataaaattgatgctttgattagtttaaaaaaaaaaaattataggaCCAACGAAAAAATGTATTATGTTGTATTATAGTGTTTCGTATAAATGGacattatatatctatctactaaacataaaatgcatttaaaaaaataatgtattagaACAACGTAATCATTCACATAACTTCTGCATATACATATCGAATAATTAAGAGATTTAGTGCATTGCCAAATGTATTATATTGTTTCCTAAAatacaaaatagttttaatcaGTCATAAATTTTGATTCTCATCGctataaattagtaaatagatTCTCAATCACAATTAAATGTATCCCATTTTGAATGgtgattttattaaaacatcaaatcagtCAAAAATACAATCACATTTTGCATAAACTATATTTCTGATACATCGTTTGTTTAAAGCTACAATATTTCTGATACATCGTTTATTTCTCAtggtaaaaaattatttattttaaacaaacttactaataaaaatatttgttttctcaaCCTACTgaaccatataatttttttatgtgaATAACCATATCATTTTGATACATCGAATACAAAAATATCTGTATTTGATTAGGTACATAATAATCGTATAACTTCAGTTGTTATATGAAATTGTTGctttgattagtttttttttaattcataataggaccgaagaaaaaaaaattattatgttgtaTTATAGTGTTTCGTATAAATGGAAATTAGATATCTATCTACTAAACGTAAAatgtatttcaaatatatataaaaagaatgtATTAAAACAATGTAATCATTCACATAACTTCTGCGTATCCATATCTGAAATGCATAATTAATGAGATTAGTACATTGCCGAATGTATTATATTGTTTCCTAAATTACAGAATAGTTTCAGTCagccgtaaattttgattctcATCGCcataaattagtaaatagatTCTCAGTCACAATTAAATACACTCCATTTAGAATGGTGATTTAATCAAAACATCAAATCAGTCAAAGATACAATCACATTTTGCGTAAATTATATTTCTCATACATcgtttatttaaaactatagtttctgatacaTCGTTTGTTTCTCAAGGTaaagaaatatttgttttaaacaaacttactaagaaaaaaaattgttttctcaACCTACtaaaccatataatttttttaacccGGAGAACCATATCATTTTTGATacatcatattatttattttctgatcCACGAatttatatgataattataatataatacgTAGTCAATCATGatatgcaaaaaatatatcatatacaaaaattatgttttattaggTATGTAATAATCATATAAATTCAATTGTTATATGAACTTGATGCCTTGATTAGTTTATCTTTTTACATAAATCATATCAAATGTTTTAAATGTtccttatattatttttaaaaaaaaattggaaagaaAGACATAATCAAAGATTATGCATTGTTTACGGAAATTTAATCTATTTTCCTAAATTACTGTTGATTTTAATTGCTATTCTAACTGAGACAAATCATTTTGAACATATATGTAGTTTCAAATATTCATAGTTTTATGATTGGtcgaaataaaaaaattaaatcgttCCAgtgtaatattttgtattagGTACATGactttttcattagttttcgtCTCACATCTAAAAGATGATTTATGCAGAATTTGAGCATGATCTTTtcagtattaaaatattaacaaaggTATCAATCATGTGTGGAATCAATTCATAATATTCactaattttgaataatttaaccATCAAGTAATTTTCCTCAATTATAATCGCTGATAAACATGTTTATATATACAACTTGAAATACAAATATTGCCTAATTTGAGAGCtgtgtttttattaaaacatgtGTTAAAACAAGTTTTAAAGTAAATTGTACCACAAGTTTAGgaatattaattagtaaatattGCTATAATTTTGGGGATttgttttcatcattaaaaccctAAACATACATCATTATGTATATACTTACGCACTGTCTTAACACATCTCCTCATCACATCCTTTTTTCGAATCATCATTAAGAAAACCAGAAGTCGACTAGGAAAAAACACACATGGCGGACTTCATTAGTTTTAtatcagtttttatttattcatttagaTTTACTTCCACAAACTATATTTcaattatacaaaacaaataacacaagttttaaaatactttgaaGCTTACTTTATTTATGTATCTGTACTTTCATTGAATCTCTTAACATGAATAATCTGTAATGTATGTGTTTATGATTTTACCTTTCTAATAtccatatattaaaattgtaatttatttaagttttttcaCCCTGCGCAAAGCGCAGGTTATCACCTAGttactattaaaaatttaaaatacatgtaatagtttttattttgatttcgGGTTGTCATCTATGTGCATGTTTATGCGTTTCCAGTCATGAACTCCAATATTGTAAAcacattatttgtctaaactgaGTTCACCAGTCgtatttactttaaaatataaataaattttattattttataataaatcaaCCCCAGCGTACATACTCTTAATCGCTAGGATGATTGTGATTACATTTAGAGACGACCTGAAAATAACATTAACATAAGATATAGATATGTAAACATTTGTAAGTGAATCACAGGACTAATTACTTCATAGccagactttttttttctctccacATTTTCACCACCTCAAGCTCTCCGGAAAATACTGTAAATTTTCAAAAGAGTAAAAGAGTAATAAGTTGAAAACTCAAGAAATATTTATGTGCTTTCAATCAATTCTTCCTATATCGTGACTTTTTTGTATAACAATATGTAGTATAACTCACTTTTCTGATAAGGGACATGTAGTAAGGCTTGACCTTCTCGACATCAACATGAACTTTGCTCTTGCTATACAAGTCATACTTGctgtatataataataaaaataatatttagcaGTAGTTTTGATTTCGACTCAATTAGTTAATCGTGTTTTAGAAATGTAGTTACTTGAAAACGTGTAGCCACTTGAGGTTCTCTTTGTCTTCCTCGTTCATAAGGTGTGTGTATTCTCCAGCCGTGTGCAATGCTgtagatatataattaattaactgAACTAAAACTTACTAttcttaaatattaatttataatgttatctaaaatcattaaaaaaaaatcgaaacttaCGGTAAAATGAGTGATATCGGATTATGAATTGGCCGGCCGACGGTAAGGTGCTTCCATTCTCCTTAGCCACCTAGGAATATAGGAGTTGACCATTAATTTATACATACTATTAGTTAACCATTAGTCACTAGAGTCAATTTATCATccaactttttgaaaataaaatcaatttaagatttgaaaaatatttgatatataaaatataaattatataaatcaaGCAACAACAATTACCAGATACATGTAGTCGTCATGGCCCCATGACATCATGACATTGTTTAAGCCACATCCTTCTGTGTAAATACCAGATTTGGTGTTGTAGGCTTGGTTGTGAAAATCAGGATTTTCCGAAAAATACTGGTGtgaaaagtaaaataaaaatgttaaagaaaagttaattattattttgtcaTTATTAGTGTATATGAAATTATTTCAACAAATTTATACACTTACACATAATAAGAATTTTATAATGAGATTGAATTAACTATTTATCTACCTTGTGGTGCACGTTAGATTCATCAAATGCACACCCAACAGGAAATGTGTCACCTGCATGATTTTGTGAAAGCGAGAAAACAATTAGTTTCATAGGTATAATATGGCAATTTAAACATTAATCACAAATTTAGCTTAACTTACCAACAGTAGCCCATTGAGGAAGTCCTCCGAACTGTGGGAGTGTAATAACCTTCCCAAGATCTGAAAATTCAATACTCGTGTGATGATTCGTTATAAAACACAATTAGGTTTATCCAATAATTggataaaatcaaataaagttaaaacggaataaattaaaaaggatCTGAAATGTTCGATTCTAACAACTAAAACTTCATTTAAAGATCAGAATGGATCTGAAAGActgaaaccaaatcaaaaccaaagaaGATTTGACACTTTTTACATATCATATTCTAGTTTGCATACTTAAAAACcatattagatattttttattaattcataaaaaaaagaGTGTTAACAAATTACCATGAATAAGAGCGGTTAGATGAAGCCAATCTTCATTAGGATAATCTTTGCGGATAGCTTCCGCAGATTGAAGCAAATGCTGAATCTGAGGCTCGTCGAGATCTGGATCACTCTCGTCCACCACCTCGTTAAGAAGCTCACAACATTCCCAAATGCTCATCACCATTTTATCTAATTTTCCATATTCTGCCCTCATTTTTTTCACCTACAAATACATTATGTTTGAATTATCAGTTACATAGCTTTAATAAGATGTACATGATCGGTTTTAGACCAAGATGAAACATTGAtcatccaaattttaaaaagctaatatatatagttttcatgACTTCTAATTTGTTGAAAcaatttttctattaaaaatgatccaaaatgtttttttttgatccAAAATGTTTATAACTGCATTAATCTGGTAAGGGTTGGTCTTGTAGAGGTCTCTCATAAAGCCTAATTAGTTCGGAGACTCTTACAAAATCGACGGTCTGGTTAATGTGTTGTAATCTGTAAAACTCTTCGACGCCCTTCTGCCTCTCACTCTCAACATCATAGTCCCTGCGACCGCAAACCAATGCATGCATATTGATCAGGTCAAGGTGTAGAGAGTacgaataaaaataaaaactctaattttgtttgtgtaatatttttattgg includes these proteins:
- the LOC108838889 gene encoding inositol oxygenase 4, translating into MTISIEKPMFEEVSAFQKKSENNLRTASEHDDAFLAPEMNAFGRQFRDYDVESERQKGVEEFYRLQHINQTVDFVKKMRAEYGKLDKMVMSIWECCELLNEVVDESDPDLDEPQIQHLLQSAEAIRKDYPNEDWLHLTALIHDLGKVITLPQFGGLPQWATVGDTFPVGCAFDESNVHHKYFSENPDFHNQAYNTKSGIYTEGCGLNNVMMSWGHDDYMYLVAKENGSTLPSAGQFIIRYHSFYPLHTAGEYTHLMNEEDKENLKWLHVFNKYDLYSKSKVHVDVEKVKPYYMSLIRKYFPESLRW
- the LOC108849994 gene encoding cytosolic sulfotransferase 3-like, with amino-acid sequence MEKKELWINLTEEDLTLETKTLISSLPSDEPYLGLNLCKYQGSWYYYNFLQGILNVQRGLQPQDTDIIIASFPKSGTLWLKALTVALFQRSENPSSGDDHPLLSNNPHDLVPILEMHLYRDTHKPDLTKISSSSQRLFSTHMPFHTMHEALKYSPCKVVYICRDAKDCMVSRWRFICRCLNKEEDRSILESMFESFCSGVALFGPFWDHILSYWKASLENPKHVLFMKYDEMKTDPHGQLKKLAEFLGCSFSEEEEKDGCVDEILEMCSLPTLTSLEVNMTGESVNGIDNKNHFRKGIVGDWKNYLTPEMGNKMDMIMEEKLKGSGLKF
- the LOC108849602 gene encoding LOW QUALITY PROTEIN: arginine--tRNA ligase, chloroplastic/mitochondrial (The sequence of the model RefSeq protein was modified relative to this genomic sequence to represent the inferred CDS: deleted 1 base in 1 codon), with the protein product MAIIPILLVSELIALQSVCSNNAMGLWSVIKGKKTQFKGPPAVGQALLKNLPASEMVESCSVAGPGFVNVILSSKWMAKSIENMLIDGIETWAPTLPVKRAVVDFSSPNIAKEMHVGHLRSTIIGDTLARMLEYSKVEVLRRNHVGDWGTQFGMLIEYLFEKFPDTESVTETAIGDLQTFYKESKSKFDSDPEFKEKAQKAVVRLQGGDAIYRKAWTKICDISRAEFAKVYQRLRVELEEKGESFYNPYIAKVIEELNSKGLIEESEGARVIFLEGFNIPLMVVKSDGGFNYASTDLTALWYRLNEEKAEWIVYVTDVGQQQHFSMFFKAARKAGWLPESDKTYPRVDHVGFGLVKGEDGKRFRTRSSEVVRLVDLLDEAKTRSKTALVERGKDKEWTPEELDQTAEAVGYGAVKYADLKNNRSTSYTFNFDQMLSDKGNTAVYLLYAHARICSIIRKSGKDRDDLKKTGKLVLDHPEERALGLHLLRFAETVEATCANLLPHVLCEYLYELSESYTTFYSVHQVIGSAEEASRLLLCEATAIVMRKCFHLLGITPVYKI